Proteins co-encoded in one Caldilineales bacterium genomic window:
- the tuf gene encoding elongation factor Tu (EF-Tu; promotes GTP-dependent binding of aminoacyl-tRNA to the A-site of ribosomes during protein biosynthesis; when the tRNA anticodon matches the mRNA codon, GTP hydrolysis results; the inactive EF-Tu-GDP leaves the ribosome and release of GDP is promoted by elongation factor Ts; many prokaryotes have two copies of the gene encoding EF-Tu) — DNITFEVDLIVPVALEIGSRFAVREGGRTVGAGVITKVFD, encoded by the coding sequence GCGACAACATCACCTTCGAGGTGGACTTGATCGTGCCGGTGGCGCTGGAGATTGGCTCCCGCTTCGCCGTGCGCGAGGGTGGTCGCACCGTCGGCGCCGGCGTCATCACCAAGGTCTTCGATTGA